The following proteins come from a genomic window of Pseudomonas cichorii:
- a CDS encoding CsbD family protein, whose amino-acid sequence MSSTGDKIKGKANEVAGNVKQGIGKATDNNRLKAEGKAQELKGEAQQAKGKTKEVLKKGVDKA is encoded by the coding sequence ATGAGCAGTACTGGCGACAAAATCAAAGGCAAAGCTAATGAAGTGGCTGGTAACGTCAAGCAAGGCATCGGCAAGGCGACCGACAACAACAGGTTGAAGGCCGAAGGCAAGGCGCAGGAACTCAAGGGCGAAGCCCAGCAAGCCAAAGGTAAAACCAAGGAAGTACTGAAAAAGGGTGTAGACAAGGCGTAG
- a CDS encoding DUF2177 family protein, translating into MKKILTAYFGTLLAFLILDGVWLGLLMGSTYRDWLGSLMLATPLLGPAVVFYLLYGAGLVIFAVLPALKVQRTGHATLYGGLLGLIAYGTYDLTNWATLQGWPAQLALVDLAWGTVVSALAATAGYLATRRLA; encoded by the coding sequence ATGAAAAAAATCCTCACGGCTTACTTCGGTACGCTTCTGGCTTTTCTGATCCTGGACGGTGTCTGGCTGGGATTGCTCATGGGCTCGACCTATCGTGACTGGCTCGGGTCGCTGATGCTGGCCACGCCACTGCTCGGGCCTGCAGTGGTGTTCTATCTGCTGTATGGGGCGGGGCTGGTGATATTTGCGGTCCTGCCCGCGCTCAAGGTGCAGCGCACGGGGCATGCAACCCTCTATGGCGGGCTGTTGGGGCTGATCGCCTATGGCACTTACGATCTGACCAACTGGGCGACCTTGCAAGGCTGGCCTGCCCAGTTGGCCCTTGTCGATCTGGCCTGGGGGACTGTGGTTTCAGCCCTGGCCGCAACGGCGGGGTATCTGGCGACACGCCGCCTGGCCTGA
- a CDS encoding CvfB family protein, with the protein MALIGRYNSLQVVKHTNFGLYLDGGPDGEILLPNRYIPKDIPCEDEDWLNVFVYLDSEDKLLATTEKPKVQVGEFASLKVVEVNSIGVFLDWGLPKDLLLPYSEEKRTLQAGDYCVVHVYLDKKTRRITATARLDRYLDKTPAHYSAGQEVDLLVAEATDMGFKAIINNKHWGLIHKNEVFKFLRPGKQEKGFIKEVRSDGNISLSLQPVGAEAADSLNAKILAKLRENNGVLPVSDKSDPQVISGLFGVSKGNFKKAIGALYKQGQIVIHPDRIELT; encoded by the coding sequence ATGGCTTTAATCGGGCGTTACAACAGCTTGCAAGTGGTCAAGCACACTAACTTCGGCCTGTACCTGGACGGTGGGCCTGATGGCGAAATCCTGCTGCCCAATCGGTATATCCCCAAGGATATTCCTTGCGAAGATGAAGACTGGCTCAACGTTTTCGTCTATCTGGACAGCGAAGACAAGCTGCTCGCCACCACTGAAAAACCCAAGGTTCAGGTCGGTGAGTTCGCCAGCCTCAAGGTGGTCGAGGTCAACAGCATCGGCGTGTTCCTGGACTGGGGGCTGCCCAAGGACCTGCTGCTGCCGTACTCCGAAGAAAAGCGCACCCTGCAGGCTGGAGATTATTGCGTGGTTCATGTCTATCTGGACAAGAAAACGCGGCGCATCACCGCCACTGCACGCCTGGATCGCTACCTGGACAAGACGCCTGCCCATTACAGCGCTGGTCAGGAAGTCGACCTGCTGGTTGCCGAAGCCACCGACATGGGCTTCAAGGCGATCATCAACAACAAGCACTGGGGCCTGATCCACAAGAACGAAGTGTTCAAGTTCCTGCGCCCCGGCAAACAGGAAAAAGGCTTCATCAAGGAAGTTCGCTCCGATGGCAATATCAGCCTGAGCCTGCAGCCCGTGGGTGCCGAAGCCGCTGACAGCCTGAACGCCAAGATCCTCGCCAAATTGCGTGAGAACAACGGCGTGCTGCCGGTCAGCGACAAGAGTGATCCACAGGTCATCAGCGGTCTGTTCGGTGTCAGCAAAGGGAACTTCAAGAAAGCGATTGGTGCCTTGTATAAACAAGGTCAGATTGTGATTCACCCTGACCGTATCGAACTGACCTGA